The proteins below are encoded in one region of Tessaracoccus aquimaris:
- a CDS encoding MerR family transcriptional regulator — translation MTTTQHLTIGEFSSLSRISIRMLRHYDEHGLLRPDSVDQATGYRRYLPEQLADAAQIRRLRDVGFSVSAIAAVIATADEEAYRRALTLQRASLLRERDGVEERLVLIDQLIRSKENAMDAITVSHTTIPAARVVALRGVIPTYTDEGLLWQRFMPELGRQSLRPIGPGGVIEHDGEYRESDPDVSVWVPVGADVTVEEPLEIIDLPEQTAVVATIVGPYSLITEAHSRIAEYAQAQGLTLADGGPEAPIGDRNRNRYLTEPGTAGDPVTEVIMPLA, via the coding sequence ATGACGACGACCCAGCACCTCACGATCGGTGAGTTCTCGTCCCTCAGCCGGATCAGCATCCGGATGCTGAGGCACTACGACGAGCACGGCCTGCTGCGCCCCGACTCGGTGGATCAGGCGACCGGCTACCGCCGCTACCTGCCTGAGCAACTGGCCGACGCGGCGCAGATCCGGCGCCTCCGTGACGTGGGGTTCTCGGTCTCCGCCATTGCCGCCGTGATCGCAACGGCGGACGAGGAAGCCTATCGACGCGCCCTCACCCTGCAGCGTGCCAGCCTGCTGCGTGAGCGCGACGGCGTCGAGGAACGGCTCGTCCTCATCGACCAACTCATCCGTTCTAAGGAGAACGCCATGGACGCCATCACCGTGTCCCACACCACCATCCCCGCCGCCCGCGTCGTCGCACTGCGGGGCGTCATCCCCACCTACACCGACGAAGGGCTGCTCTGGCAGCGCTTCATGCCCGAACTGGGCAGGCAGTCCCTCCGGCCGATCGGCCCCGGCGGCGTGATCGAGCACGACGGCGAGTACCGCGAGTCGGACCCGGACGTGTCAGTGTGGGTGCCCGTCGGCGCCGACGTGACGGTCGAGGAGCCGCTGGAGATCATCGACCTGCCTGAACAGACCGCGGTCGTGGCGACGATCGTCGGCCCCTACTCGTTGATCACCGAGGCGCACTCGCGGATCGCCGAGTACGCGCAGGCTCAAGGCCTGACACTTGCCGACGGCGGTCCAGAGGCCCCCATCGGTGACCGGAACCGCAACCGCTATCTGACCGAGCCGGGCACAGCGGGGGATCCGGTCACCGAGGTGATCATGCCGTTGGCCTGA
- a CDS encoding glycerate kinase: protein MSSRVVVAVDSFKGSIGAAEAAARIAAGWGAYRPDDDLWLRPMADGGEGTVAAFAAAVDGSHLMPLTVRGPEGSVIDAAWLLLPDGTGVVELASTSGIELLGERRTPFDADTFGFGQAIAAAIAHGVRRLVLGIGSSSSTDGGVGLLTALGVRFLGGDGLQVRPGLRGLPDIVEVDFTGLLTLPPEGVVVLSDVRNPLLGAMGAAAVFGPQKGLREGEIDAADDALAHLALLLPADAEAEGAGAAGGSGFALLAWGAELVPGAPEVARLIGLAEAVAGADQVITGEGSFDAQSAQGKVPGFVADQAAAAGVPVSLIAGRIADDADVSAFSGTRSLTVLAGGAEPAMANPARWLEVAASELAARAAD from the coding sequence ATGAGCAGCCGGGTCGTGGTCGCGGTCGACAGCTTCAAGGGCTCCATCGGGGCCGCGGAGGCAGCCGCCAGGATCGCGGCAGGATGGGGCGCTTACCGCCCCGACGACGACCTCTGGCTTCGTCCGATGGCTGACGGCGGCGAGGGGACGGTGGCCGCCTTCGCTGCGGCGGTCGACGGCTCCCACCTGATGCCGCTCACCGTCCGGGGCCCAGAGGGCTCTGTCATTGACGCGGCGTGGTTGCTGCTTCCCGACGGGACCGGCGTCGTCGAACTCGCCTCCACCTCCGGCATCGAGCTGCTGGGGGAGCGTCGCACCCCGTTCGACGCCGACACCTTCGGGTTCGGGCAGGCCATCGCCGCGGCGATCGCGCACGGTGTTCGTCGGCTGGTGCTGGGAATCGGGTCCTCGTCGTCCACCGACGGGGGCGTCGGCCTGCTCACGGCGCTGGGCGTGCGATTCCTGGGCGGCGACGGACTTCAGGTCCGCCCCGGCCTGCGCGGCCTTCCAGACATCGTCGAGGTGGACTTCACCGGTCTGCTTACGCTGCCACCCGAGGGTGTTGTGGTGCTGAGCGACGTGCGGAACCCGCTGCTCGGCGCGATGGGCGCGGCCGCCGTCTTCGGGCCGCAGAAGGGGCTCCGGGAGGGCGAGATCGACGCGGCGGACGATGCTCTTGCGCACCTAGCTCTTCTGCTGCCGGCCGACGCTGAAGCGGAAGGCGCTGGCGCCGCGGGGGGAAGCGGGTTCGCGCTGCTCGCGTGGGGGGCGGAGTTGGTGCCTGGCGCTCCCGAGGTCGCCCGGTTGATCGGCTTGGCCGAGGCGGTCGCCGGGGCTGACCAGGTGATCACCGGGGAGGGAAGCTTCGACGCGCAGTCGGCCCAGGGCAAGGTGCCGGGCTTCGTCGCCGACCAGGCGGCCGCGGCCGGGGTGCCTGTGTCGCTGATCGCGGGCAGGATCGCCGACGACGCCGACGTGTCGGCCTTCTCCGGGACCAGGTCACTGACGGTGCTTGCGGGCGGGGCGGAGCCGGCGATGGCCAACCCGGCGCGCTGGCTCGAGGTCGCGGCCTCCGAACTCGCCGCTCGCGCCGCAGATTGA
- a CDS encoding LacI family DNA-binding transcriptional regulator: MSQPPRNATLHDVARLAQVSLATASRVLNGSTRAVADSYREKVQAAAAELGYTANRSAQATAKGTSATVALLVADIADPYFGEIAAGVASAAEELGLMVNIAMTDRDPCREIRAVRELRGQRPRGLILAASRTTDGDPSELKAELALLEAAGGRAVAIGGGAPDLRSVRVDNHGGAEALGDAMAALGYRRSIVLAADGGIVTSDDRVAGFRTGFERAGGSVSRIYRDGLTREAGHRAMAAALADGVEKGTVVFGVTDVVALGALVALREAGRSVGADIAIAGFDDVPASRDVTPNLTSVHVPLQAVGSEALRAAVDPDWSPDAAPLSVSVRVRESTPGLQ; this comes from the coding sequence GTGAGTCAACCGCCCAGAAACGCCACCCTGCACGACGTCGCCCGGCTCGCGCAGGTCTCCCTCGCGACCGCGTCCCGCGTCCTGAACGGGTCGACGCGCGCCGTCGCAGACTCGTACCGCGAGAAGGTGCAGGCGGCAGCGGCGGAACTCGGCTATACCGCCAACCGTTCCGCCCAGGCCACCGCAAAGGGCACCTCGGCCACCGTCGCGCTCCTGGTGGCCGATATCGCGGACCCCTACTTCGGCGAGATCGCCGCCGGGGTGGCCAGCGCGGCCGAGGAGCTGGGCCTGATGGTCAACATTGCCATGACCGACCGCGACCCCTGCCGGGAGATCCGGGCTGTCCGCGAACTCCGGGGCCAGCGGCCGCGCGGCCTGATCCTCGCGGCGTCGCGCACGACCGACGGCGATCCGTCGGAGCTGAAGGCGGAGTTGGCCCTGCTGGAGGCCGCCGGAGGTCGGGCCGTCGCGATCGGAGGAGGGGCCCCCGATCTGAGGTCGGTGCGCGTCGACAACCACGGCGGTGCCGAGGCACTGGGTGACGCGATGGCGGCGCTGGGCTACCGGCGCAGCATCGTGCTCGCCGCCGACGGTGGCATCGTGACGAGCGATGATCGCGTCGCGGGCTTCCGCACGGGCTTCGAACGGGCGGGCGGTTCCGTTTCTCGGATCTACCGGGACGGGCTGACCCGCGAGGCGGGACACCGCGCAATGGCGGCGGCCCTCGCCGACGGCGTGGAGAAGGGCACCGTGGTGTTCGGGGTCACCGATGTGGTGGCGCTCGGGGCGCTGGTGGCATTGCGCGAGGCCGGGCGCTCGGTGGGGGCCGATATCGCGATTGCAGGCTTCGACGACGTGCCCGCCAGTAGGGACGTCACGCCTAACCTGACCTCGGTCCACGTACCTCTGCAGGCGGTCGGGTCGGAGGCATTGCGCGCCGCGGTCGACCCCGACTGGAGCCCGGACGCGGCGCCGTTGTCGGTGAGCGTCCGGGTACGCGAATCGACCCCAGGCCTCCAATGA
- a CDS encoding sugar phosphate isomerase/epimerase family protein, with protein MSGTPRLSINQATIKYADLPTALEVTASAGIESIGLWREPVAEVGLETAARQLRDSGLRMSTYCRGGFFTLPEGPARRASLDDNRRAIDETATLAAAGAAGSAAVLVLVAGGLPDGSRDLDGARDRVRAALEELAPAAEAAGVTLAVEPLHPMFASDRCVVPTLRLALDLCRDFAPEVVGVTVDTFHLWWDPDALAQVARAGAEGRLATYQVCDWATPLPQDVLLSRHYPGDGVIDFAAFTRTVEATGYARDVEVEIFNAAVWDAPFPDVVARTTQSFATSVQPYLAP; from the coding sequence ATGAGCGGCACGCCGCGCCTGTCGATCAACCAGGCGACCATCAAGTACGCCGACCTTCCAACTGCGCTTGAGGTGACGGCGTCGGCGGGCATCGAGTCGATCGGGCTGTGGCGTGAGCCGGTCGCCGAGGTCGGCCTGGAGACGGCGGCGCGGCAACTGCGCGACTCGGGGCTGAGGATGTCGACCTACTGCCGCGGTGGCTTCTTCACGCTGCCGGAGGGGCCGGCCCGGCGAGCCTCACTGGACGACAACAGGCGGGCCATCGACGAGACTGCGACCCTCGCAGCGGCGGGGGCCGCCGGCTCCGCGGCCGTGCTCGTACTGGTGGCGGGTGGTCTGCCTGATGGCTCCCGCGACCTGGACGGGGCCCGCGACCGGGTCCGTGCGGCGCTTGAGGAGTTGGCCCCCGCAGCCGAGGCGGCGGGCGTGACTCTCGCTGTCGAACCGCTGCACCCGATGTTCGCCTCCGACCGTTGCGTCGTTCCGACGCTCAGACTCGCGCTCGACCTGTGCCGCGACTTCGCCCCCGAGGTCGTCGGCGTGACGGTCGACACCTTCCACCTGTGGTGGGATCCTGACGCGCTCGCGCAGGTTGCCCGCGCGGGGGCAGAGGGGCGCCTCGCGACCTACCAGGTCTGCGATTGGGCCACGCCGCTGCCGCAGGACGTGCTGCTGTCTCGTCACTATCCCGGCGACGGCGTGATCGACTTCGCCGCCTTCACACGGACAGTCGAGGCCACGGGATACGCGCGCGACGTGGAGGTCGAGATCTTCAACGCCGCCGTGTGGGACGCGCCGTTCCCTGACGTGGTCGCCCGGACCACGCAGAGCTTCGCAACGAGCGTGCAGCCGTACCTGGCCCCCTAG
- a CDS encoding DUF993 family protein yields MGSFTLLDGDGATRSVAIAPAPQIRRPDGPLVTRTAYAAAHVVPLSWADNTPGRPAEIDWDATLAFRRHVYSWGLGVADAMDTAQRNMGLDAAATRELIARSAQTAREEGADVVVGVNTDHIEDASLTLAQIVDAYKSQLHFAEEQGAGPVMMASRHLARAAATAEDYRSVYREVLTSATRPVVLHWLGTAFDPQLAGYFTGDANDGWRAAADVLLEVIEENAAHVAGVKMSLLNAESEVAVRERLPEGVRMFTGDDFNYVGLIGGADVPSATQPGRSETARLQHSDALLGAFAAVAPVASAAIQALDAGDSDKYLALLGPTEELSRQIFAAPTFYYKTGVAFLAWLNGHQPAFQMVGGLHSARSLPSLSRIVELANAANALERPDLATKRWHGLLALNGIGR; encoded by the coding sequence ATGGGCTCTTTCACCCTGCTCGACGGCGACGGCGCGACCCGCAGCGTCGCCATTGCGCCGGCGCCCCAGATCCGGCGACCCGACGGGCCCTTGGTCACCCGAACCGCCTACGCCGCCGCGCATGTGGTGCCGCTCTCATGGGCGGACAACACGCCCGGTCGACCGGCCGAGATCGACTGGGATGCGACGCTCGCGTTCCGCAGGCACGTCTACTCCTGGGGGCTCGGGGTCGCCGACGCGATGGACACCGCGCAGCGCAACATGGGGCTCGACGCCGCGGCGACCCGCGAGTTGATCGCCCGGTCGGCGCAGACGGCGCGCGAGGAGGGCGCGGACGTCGTCGTCGGCGTCAACACCGACCACATTGAGGACGCCTCGCTCACGCTCGCCCAGATCGTTGATGCCTACAAGTCCCAACTCCACTTCGCGGAGGAGCAGGGCGCGGGGCCCGTCATGATGGCCAGCCGCCACCTCGCCAGGGCGGCCGCCACCGCGGAGGACTACCGCAGCGTCTACCGCGAGGTGCTCACCTCCGCGACCCGACCCGTCGTGCTCCACTGGCTTGGCACGGCCTTCGACCCCCAACTCGCCGGCTACTTCACGGGTGACGCGAACGACGGGTGGCGGGCCGCAGCGGACGTGCTGCTGGAGGTCATCGAGGAGAACGCGGCGCATGTCGCGGGCGTCAAGATGAGCCTCCTGAACGCCGAGTCGGAGGTCGCCGTCCGGGAGCGGCTGCCGGAGGGTGTGCGGATGTTCACCGGAGACGACTTCAACTACGTCGGGCTGATCGGCGGGGCCGACGTGCCCTCCGCGACCCAACCCGGGCGCTCCGAGACCGCGCGACTCCAGCACTCCGACGCCCTGCTTGGCGCGTTCGCCGCGGTCGCACCGGTCGCGTCTGCAGCCATCCAGGCCCTTGACGCGGGGGACTCAGACAAGTACCTCGCACTCCTCGGCCCCACCGAGGAACTGAGCCGCCAGATCTTCGCCGCGCCCACGTTCTACTACAAGACCGGCGTCGCGTTCCTGGCCTGGCTCAACGGCCACCAACCGGCGTTCCAGATGGTCGGCGGCCTGCACAGCGCCCGCAGCCTGCCGAGCCTCTCCCGCATCGTCGAACTGGCCAACGCGGCCAACGCGCTCGAGCGTCCCGACCTGGCGACCAAGCGCTGGCACGGTCTGCTTGCCCTCAATGGGATCGGCCGATGA
- a CDS encoding Gfo/Idh/MocA family protein: protein MASTTASPREIGIIMNGVSGRMGYRQHLLRSILAIRDEGGIELSDGSRITVRPLLVGRSEAKLAEIAQRHGIADYTTDLDAALADPQWEIYADFLVTKARATALRKAIAAGKTIYTEKPTAESVDEALELARLASEAGVKTGVVHDKLYLPGLQKLRRLIESGFFGRILSVRGEFGYWVFEGDWQPAQRPSWNYRTEDGGGIIVDMFPHWNYILENLFGPVRSVYAQASTHIPDRWDENGTPYRATAEDAAYGIFELDGDIVAQINSSWTVRVNRDELVEFHVDGTHGSAVVGLFGAKLQGRNLTPKPVWNLDLADEHDYAADWAEVPTNDVFRNGFRQQWHEFLESYVLGTDYPFDLLAGARGVQLAEAGLESAREGRKVELAELGL, encoded by the coding sequence GTGGCATCTACGACAGCGAGCCCCCGCGAGATCGGCATCATCATGAACGGCGTCTCCGGCCGGATGGGCTACCGGCAGCACCTGCTGCGTTCGATCCTGGCGATCCGCGACGAGGGAGGCATCGAGCTGTCCGACGGCTCCCGCATCACGGTGAGGCCGTTGCTGGTGGGGCGCAGCGAGGCCAAGCTGGCCGAGATCGCGCAGCGCCACGGGATCGCCGACTACACCACCGACCTGGACGCCGCCCTCGCCGACCCCCAGTGGGAGATCTACGCCGACTTCCTCGTCACCAAGGCCCGCGCCACAGCGTTGCGCAAGGCCATTGCGGCGGGCAAGACCATCTACACCGAGAAGCCGACCGCCGAGTCCGTCGACGAGGCGCTCGAGTTGGCGCGGCTCGCGTCCGAGGCGGGAGTCAAGACCGGCGTGGTGCACGACAAGCTGTACCTGCCCGGCCTGCAGAAGCTGCGCCGCCTGATCGAGTCCGGCTTCTTCGGCCGGATCCTCTCGGTTCGGGGCGAGTTCGGCTACTGGGTGTTCGAGGGCGATTGGCAGCCGGCGCAGCGCCCGAGCTGGAACTACCGCACCGAGGACGGCGGCGGCATCATCGTCGACATGTTCCCGCACTGGAACTACATCCTCGAGAACCTCTTCGGCCCCGTCCGGTCGGTCTACGCGCAGGCCTCCACCCACATCCCGGACCGCTGGGACGAGAACGGCACGCCCTACAGGGCCACCGCAGAGGACGCCGCTTACGGCATCTTCGAGCTCGACGGCGACATCGTGGCCCAGATCAACTCGAGCTGGACCGTCCGCGTCAACCGCGACGAGCTCGTCGAGTTCCACGTCGACGGCACGCACGGCTCCGCGGTCGTCGGCCTGTTCGGCGCCAAGCTGCAGGGCCGCAACCTCACACCCAAGCCAGTCTGGAACCTCGACCTGGCCGACGAGCACGACTACGCGGCCGACTGGGCCGAGGTGCCGACCAACGACGTGTTCCGCAACGGCTTCCGCCAGCAGTGGCACGAGTTCCTGGAGTCCTACGTGCTGGGCACCGACTACCCCTTCGACCTGCTCGCGGGCGCCCGGGGCGTCCAACTCGCCGAGGCCGGGCTCGAGTCGGCTCGCGAGGGCCGCAAGGTCGAGCTGGCCGAGTTGGGGCTGTGA
- a CDS encoding DsbA family oxidoreductase, protein MSIDIQIWSDIACPWCFIGKRRFERALEEFPQRDQVKVTWRSFQLDPTLPEHSDRDEIAYLVETKGMPREAVEQMVEQVRLNAEGEGLHYDFPSLVVANSRRAHRVLQAAKRADALDSGSRTDALKESLLSAHFEKGLDTGDRDVLVRLATEAGLDEVAARDALDSEELDRAVEDDIRTAAQLGVRGVPFFVVDEKYGVSGAQPTELFLQVLNTALAEQKPGLITVDGESGDACGPEGCA, encoded by the coding sequence GTGAGCATCGACATTCAGATCTGGTCCGACATCGCCTGCCCCTGGTGCTTCATCGGCAAGCGCCGCTTTGAGAGGGCGCTGGAGGAGTTTCCCCAGCGCGACCAGGTCAAGGTGACCTGGCGCAGCTTCCAACTCGACCCGACGCTGCCCGAGCACTCGGATCGCGACGAGATCGCCTACCTCGTCGAGACGAAGGGGATGCCGCGCGAAGCGGTCGAGCAGATGGTGGAGCAGGTGCGGCTGAACGCTGAGGGCGAAGGGCTGCACTACGACTTCCCGAGCCTCGTGGTCGCGAACTCGCGCCGTGCGCACCGCGTCCTGCAGGCGGCCAAGCGGGCCGACGCGCTCGACTCGGGCTCTCGGACCGACGCCCTGAAGGAGTCGCTGCTCTCCGCGCACTTCGAGAAGGGCCTCGATACCGGCGACCGTGACGTCCTCGTCCGGCTCGCGACCGAGGCAGGCCTGGACGAGGTCGCCGCGCGCGATGCCCTCGACTCCGAGGAACTTGACCGCGCAGTCGAGGACGACATCCGCACCGCGGCCCAACTCGGCGTGCGCGGCGTGCCGTTCTTCGTCGTCGACGAGAAGTACGGCGTCTCCGGCGCCCAGCCGACCGAACTGTTCCTGCAGGTGCTCAACACCGCGCTTGCCGAGCAGAAGCCAGGGCTGATCACCGTCGACGGCGAATCCGGCGACGCCTGCGGCCCCGAGGGCTGCGCTTAG
- a CDS encoding class I SAM-dependent methyltransferase — MRYILFPGRHHLITAFQLRHLAALVATNDGAEVVWAITSADHGGTQRNPIQGERRLGLVEAVTAGADLPSLTFLIGNRRPKPDFAHYVIEEIRTQTGGRVAMSPENTLVACSTPEVADGYRALGYAIDPVELGTDETRPWQVVEALIDAGDGWADRVASTMAPGAVDYYRRYGLAAAIQSIYADPLIDSDDGDITVTRDYATYRAAFENNAWRKVTEFSDAVRPGRIVDVGCATGQTIKLLSELPELFESDFYGVEVARPLYEICEQRRSNGEFGDANVFFHQRNIMQTQLFDDDSLDTVISMALTHEIESYLGRDELLEFCSRVYSMLRPGGVWINYDVVGPDGREDLVLAELTDDDGAAEGDLKDLSTRARFERFVHDFRREEGDGISYEPVEVDGRSLVRLTRGALYEFLAKKDYVDSWFSEAHEAFCFFSPSEWVALLEANGFVMTRDTRGIQNPWLIENRFAPAVSVFVQDADGALIPDDWSWTNVLLVAEKPAD, encoded by the coding sequence GTGCGCTACATCCTGTTTCCCGGCCGGCACCACCTGATCACGGCCTTCCAACTCCGCCACCTCGCCGCCCTGGTGGCCACCAACGACGGCGCTGAGGTGGTCTGGGCGATCACCAGCGCCGATCACGGCGGCACCCAGCGCAACCCGATCCAGGGCGAGCGCAGGCTAGGGCTCGTCGAGGCGGTCACCGCGGGCGCGGACCTCCCGTCGCTCACCTTCCTGATCGGCAACCGGCGCCCGAAGCCCGACTTCGCGCACTACGTCATCGAGGAGATCCGCACCCAGACCGGCGGCCGGGTCGCGATGTCGCCCGAGAACACCCTCGTCGCCTGCTCGACGCCCGAGGTGGCCGACGGCTACCGGGCGCTCGGCTACGCCATCGACCCCGTCGAGCTTGGCACCGACGAGACACGGCCCTGGCAGGTGGTCGAGGCCCTCATCGACGCGGGCGACGGCTGGGCGGACCGGGTCGCGTCGACCATGGCGCCGGGAGCCGTCGACTACTACCGCCGCTACGGGCTGGCCGCCGCCATCCAGTCGATCTACGCCGACCCGCTGATCGACTCCGACGACGGCGACATCACCGTCACCCGCGACTACGCCACGTACCGGGCCGCCTTCGAGAACAACGCGTGGCGGAAGGTCACCGAATTCTCCGACGCCGTCCGCCCCGGTCGGATCGTCGACGTCGGCTGCGCGACAGGCCAGACGATCAAGCTGCTGAGCGAACTTCCCGAGCTGTTCGAGTCCGACTTCTACGGCGTCGAGGTCGCCCGGCCGCTGTACGAGATCTGCGAGCAGCGCCGCTCCAACGGCGAGTTCGGAGACGCCAACGTCTTCTTCCACCAACGCAACATCATGCAGACGCAACTGTTCGATGACGACTCGCTCGACACCGTGATCTCGATGGCGTTGACGCATGAGATCGAGTCCTACCTCGGCCGCGACGAGCTGCTCGAGTTCTGCTCGCGGGTGTATTCGATGCTCCGCCCCGGGGGCGTCTGGATCAACTACGACGTCGTCGGGCCGGACGGTCGCGAGGACCTGGTGCTCGCCGAACTCACCGACGACGACGGCGCCGCCGAGGGCGACCTGAAGGACCTGTCGACGCGGGCACGGTTCGAGCGGTTCGTCCACGACTTCCGCCGGGAGGAGGGCGATGGCATCAGCTACGAGCCGGTAGAGGTGGACGGCAGGAGCCTTGTCCGGCTGACCAGGGGCGCGCTGTACGAGTTCCTCGCCAAGAAGGACTACGTGGACTCCTGGTTCTCGGAGGCCCACGAGGCGTTCTGCTTCTTCTCCCCCTCTGAGTGGGTCGCGCTGCTTGAGGCCAACGGCTTCGTGATGACGCGCGACACCCGCGGAATCCAGAACCCCTGGCTGATCGAGAACCGCTTCGCGCCCGCCGTGAGCGTCTTCGTGCAGGACGCCGACGGGGCGCTCATCCCCGATGACTGGTCGTGGACCAACGTCCTTCTGGTGGCCGAGAAGCCCGCCGACTGA
- the rlmB gene encoding 23S rRNA (guanosine(2251)-2'-O)-methyltransferase RlmB — MAGNSSRRGATSKGKGKAAGSGGRIRKSLEGRGPTPRAEDRVYHKAYKAKKAAQKHQSTPRKPARGPVGADWVVGRNPVFEAMMAGLPVKQAYVAEGAERDDRLRDILKFAAENSVPLLQVTRAELDRVTGGLVHQGVALQLPAYEYADVEDVLADALDGDGIVVALDGITDPRNLGAIIRSAAAFGATGIVIPSRRSASMTAAAWKTSAGAAARLPIAMATNLNRALEQASKMGFTIVGLAGEGEVPVAGAPGIDGPLVIVVGSEDEGLARLVREHCDALISIPIASGVESLNASVAAAITLYEVAQQRANVPSE; from the coding sequence ATGGCCGGCAATTCATCGCGCCGAGGCGCAACAAGCAAGGGCAAGGGAAAGGCGGCCGGTTCCGGCGGCCGGATCCGCAAGTCCCTCGAGGGCCGCGGCCCCACACCGAGGGCGGAGGACCGCGTCTACCACAAGGCCTACAAAGCCAAGAAGGCCGCGCAGAAGCACCAGTCGACGCCGCGCAAGCCCGCCCGCGGGCCGGTGGGCGCCGACTGGGTCGTCGGGCGCAACCCCGTCTTCGAGGCCATGATGGCGGGGCTTCCCGTCAAGCAGGCGTACGTGGCAGAGGGCGCCGAGCGTGACGACCGGCTCCGCGACATCCTGAAGTTCGCCGCGGAGAACTCCGTCCCGCTGCTCCAGGTGACCCGCGCCGAACTGGACCGCGTCACCGGGGGCCTGGTGCACCAGGGCGTCGCGCTGCAACTGCCCGCCTATGAGTACGCCGATGTCGAGGACGTGCTCGCCGACGCGCTGGATGGCGACGGCATCGTCGTCGCGCTGGACGGGATCACCGACCCGCGCAACCTCGGCGCGATCATCCGCTCGGCCGCCGCGTTCGGTGCGACCGGCATCGTCATCCCGTCGCGCCGTTCCGCGTCGATGACCGCCGCCGCGTGGAAGACCTCCGCGGGGGCGGCCGCCCGGCTGCCGATCGCGATGGCCACCAACCTGAACCGGGCGCTCGAGCAGGCGTCGAAGATGGGCTTCACCATCGTGGGGCTCGCGGGCGAGGGAGAGGTCCCCGTCGCGGGCGCCCCAGGCATCGACGGCCCACTGGTGATCGTGGTCGGCTCGGAGGACGAGGGCCTTGCGCGCCTGGTTCGGGAGCACTGCGACGCCCTGATCTCGATCCCCATCGCCAGCGGTGTGGAGTCGCTCAACGCCTCGGTGGCCGCGGCGATCACGCTGTACGAGGTCGCGCAGCAGCGCGCTAACGTTCCATCGGAGTGA